A window of the Streptomyces sp. NBC_00454 genome harbors these coding sequences:
- a CDS encoding fatty acid desaturase: protein MTAIDPTAHLTAEQIEELGRELDAIRDEVIADRGEKDAAYIRKVISAQRKLELVSRGVLLFSIFPPAWLIGTAGLSVAKIMDNMEIGHNILHGQWDWMRDPKIHSTTWEWDHVSPSEQWKHSHNELHHTYTNVIGKDNDLGYGIMRVDEDQRWHPFHLGQPLWNFLNACFFEYGIAAYDLELGKNLRKRRRKNPEFRARAKAVGRKIRKQVLKDYVIHPLLSGPSFLPTLAATFTANLVRNIWTHSVIMCGHFPEGVQVFERRSIKGETRGQWYLRQMMGSANISGSKAMHFMTGNLSHQIEHHLFPDLPSNRYAEVAVKVRALFEKYELEYVTGPLPKQVFSAWHKVFRLSLPNKKPKVKTPDREQELVAA from the coding sequence TTGACCGCCATCGACCCCACCGCCCACCTGACCGCGGAGCAGATCGAGGAGCTGGGCCGCGAGCTGGACGCGATCCGCGACGAGGTGATCGCCGACCGCGGCGAGAAGGACGCCGCCTACATCCGCAAGGTCATCTCGGCGCAGCGCAAGCTCGAGCTGGTCAGCAGGGGCGTGCTGCTGTTCTCGATCTTCCCGCCCGCGTGGCTGATCGGCACCGCCGGGCTGTCCGTGGCGAAGATCATGGACAACATGGAGATCGGCCACAACATCCTGCACGGCCAGTGGGACTGGATGCGGGACCCGAAGATCCACTCCACCACCTGGGAGTGGGATCACGTCTCCCCGTCCGAGCAGTGGAAGCACTCGCACAACGAGCTGCACCACACCTACACCAACGTGATCGGCAAGGACAACGACCTCGGCTACGGCATCATGCGCGTCGACGAGGACCAGAGGTGGCACCCGTTCCACCTCGGCCAGCCGCTGTGGAACTTCCTCAACGCCTGCTTCTTCGAATACGGCATCGCAGCGTACGACCTGGAGCTCGGCAAGAACCTGCGCAAGCGCCGCCGCAAGAACCCGGAGTTCCGCGCGCGGGCCAAGGCCGTGGGCCGCAAGATCCGCAAGCAGGTGCTCAAGGACTACGTGATCCACCCGCTGCTGTCGGGCCCGTCGTTCCTCCCCACGCTCGCCGCCACGTTCACCGCGAACCTGGTCCGCAACATCTGGACCCACTCGGTGATCATGTGCGGGCACTTCCCCGAGGGCGTACAGGTCTTCGAACGCCGGTCGATCAAGGGCGAGACGCGAGGCCAGTGGTACCTGCGCCAGATGATGGGCTCGGCGAACATCAGCGGCAGCAAGGCCATGCACTTCATGACCGGCAATCTGTCGCACCAGATCGAGCACCACCTGTTCCCGGACCTGCCGAGCAACCGCTACGCCGAGGTCGCGGTGAAGGTGCGCGCGCTGTTCGAGAAGTACGAGCTGGAGTACGTCACCGGCCCGCTGCCCAAGCAGGTGTTCTCCGCCTGGCACAAGGTCTTCCGGCTCTCGCTGCCGAACAAGAAGCCCAAGGTCAAAACGCCGGACCGCGAGCAGGAGCTCGTCGCCGCCTGA
- a CDS encoding ferredoxin reductase — protein MVTTPLLPSDYLDLVSPLRAGADLRGRIEAVHPETGDAATIVIRPGRGWRGHTAGQYVRIGVDVDGVRLWRAYSLTSPTNRQDGRVTITVKAIPDGKVSNHLVRRAKPGTLIQLDQPTGDFVLPQAKPAKVLYLTAGSGITPVMGMLRDTEFDDVVMVHSAPQAQDVIFRNELHDLVADKKLRLTELHTDTDGVLDITRLAELVPDWAERETWACGPAGLLDAAEKHWSEHGVQERLHTERFRPGIVVAGDGGEVTFSATGKTVDADGATPLLDVGEEAGVLMPSGCRMGICFGCVTPLKAGAVRDLRTGEITEAEPGVLIQTCVSAAAGPCDIER, from the coding sequence ATGGTCACGACGCCGCTGCTGCCGTCGGACTACCTCGACCTGGTCAGCCCGCTGCGTGCGGGCGCTGACCTGCGTGGGCGCATCGAGGCCGTGCATCCCGAGACGGGCGACGCCGCGACCATCGTGATCAGGCCGGGACGGGGCTGGCGCGGCCACACGGCCGGTCAGTACGTGCGGATCGGGGTCGACGTCGACGGGGTGCGCCTGTGGCGTGCCTACTCCCTCACCTCGCCGACGAACCGCCAGGACGGCCGCGTCACGATCACCGTGAAGGCGATCCCGGACGGCAAGGTCAGCAACCACCTGGTCCGCAGGGCCAAACCGGGCACGCTGATCCAGCTCGACCAGCCGACCGGTGACTTCGTACTGCCGCAGGCCAAGCCCGCCAAGGTGCTCTACCTGACGGCCGGCAGCGGCATCACGCCCGTGATGGGCATGCTGCGCGACACCGAGTTCGACGACGTCGTCATGGTCCACTCCGCGCCACAGGCGCAAGACGTGATCTTCCGCAACGAGCTGCACGACCTGGTCGCGGACAAGAAGCTGCGTCTCACCGAGCTGCACACCGACACGGACGGAGTGCTCGACATCACCCGTCTCGCCGAACTCGTGCCCGACTGGGCCGAGCGCGAGACCTGGGCCTGCGGACCCGCGGGCCTGCTCGACGCCGCCGAAAAGCACTGGAGCGAGCACGGCGTTCAAGAGCGCCTGCACACCGAACGCTTCCGACCCGGCATCGTCGTGGCCGGCGACGGCGGCGAGGTCACGTTCAGCGCCACCGGCAAGACCGTCGACGCGGACGGCGCCACGCCGTTGCTGGACGTCGGCGAGGAGGCCGGCGTGCTCATGCCCTCCGGGTGCCGCATGGGCATCTGCTTCGGCTGCGTCACGCCGCTCAAGGCTGGCGCCGTCCGCGACCTGCGCACCGGCGAGATCACCGAGGCCGAGCCGGGCGTCCTCATCCAGACCTGCGTGTCCGCCGCGGCGGGCCCCTGCGACATCGAACGGTAG
- a CDS encoding PucR family transcriptional regulator produces the protein MSHATRRATELALDETTVTALRAALKTTADEVVQAIIDEVPSYANALSGRMGGTIRRAVHTALGHYLDLASGNATGGDGDDAAYELGRGEVRDGRSMDALLSAYRVGARVAWRCLAAGAVPAGLPAAEVAKFAELTFAYIDELSAASAAGHADALAARGRAHERHLEHLARDLLAGASPDVLLGSVQRAGWQPPVSLTAVLLPADQVRPAYRALDPSTLVLDDLPDDTGVLLVPDADRSHLLRQLTDRTAVVGPARPWTRASASYARAVRARSLSSDIRDTEEHLPELVLSADVDAFADLRARALAPLLTLPVATARRLEETLRAWLLHQGRRDEVAAALFVHPQTVRYRMSQLRELFPDLASPHRVLELTLAVGLRVS, from the coding sequence ATGAGCCATGCAACCCGGAGGGCCACCGAGCTGGCCCTGGATGAGACGACGGTCACAGCACTTCGGGCGGCGCTGAAGACCACCGCCGACGAGGTCGTCCAGGCGATCATCGACGAGGTCCCGTCCTACGCCAACGCCCTTTCGGGCCGCATGGGTGGCACCATCCGCCGAGCCGTCCACACCGCCCTGGGGCACTACCTGGACCTCGCGAGCGGGAACGCCACGGGCGGCGACGGCGATGACGCAGCCTACGAGCTGGGCCGCGGCGAAGTGCGCGACGGCCGTTCGATGGACGCCCTGCTCAGCGCCTACCGCGTCGGCGCCCGTGTGGCCTGGCGATGCCTGGCGGCGGGTGCCGTACCCGCAGGTCTGCCCGCCGCCGAGGTCGCCAAGTTCGCCGAGCTGACCTTCGCCTACATCGACGAGCTCTCGGCCGCGAGCGCCGCGGGCCACGCCGACGCACTGGCCGCCCGGGGCAGGGCCCACGAGCGCCACCTGGAACACCTGGCCCGCGACCTCCTCGCCGGCGCGAGCCCGGACGTGCTGCTGGGCTCTGTTCAACGGGCCGGGTGGCAGCCTCCGGTTTCGCTGACCGCGGTCCTGTTGCCCGCCGACCAGGTACGGCCCGCCTACCGCGCACTCGACCCGAGCACCCTCGTCCTCGACGATCTGCCGGATGACACCGGTGTGCTGCTCGTCCCCGATGCCGACCGATCACATCTCTTGCGGCAGCTGACCGACCGCACCGCCGTGGTCGGCCCGGCCCGGCCGTGGACTCGTGCGTCCGCCTCGTACGCACGAGCCGTACGCGCGCGCTCCCTCTCCTCCGATATTCGCGACACCGAGGAACACCTGCCCGAGCTGGTGCTGAGCGCCGACGTGGACGCGTTCGCAGACCTGCGTGCCCGAGCCCTCGCACCGTTGCTGACCTTGCCCGTCGCGACCGCACGGCGGCTGGAGGAGACGTTGCGGGCATGGCTGCTGCACCAGGGAAGGCGGGACGAGGTGGCGGCGGCGTTGTTCGTCCATCCCCAGACAGTCCGGTACCGGATGTCGCAGCTGCGGGAGCTGTTCCCGGATCTCGCATCGCCACACCGGGTCCTTGAACTGACGCTGGCGGTTGGTCTTCGGGTCAGCTGA
- a CDS encoding DUF4232 domain-containing protein has product MRTYPLRTTALAAATAGLALALTACGGSDSAGGPTANPAASKSVDKPVSIGTVTPSGKGASAAPSAAPSAGKVTGTGTAAATPAKTGSGGKDTGDTTGDSYAYTHPCSARNLTVKVTSPTGTPGTVRVITVTNNGSTSCGLDYFPTVGFSAKGSALGLQATAPGGLGGAPAYPVHPGATAYAAVDLNPSGGNGPVADEVNVLADKEHMPNADGASLQLAKPGSVANPKVGLYRTNTRDALSAF; this is encoded by the coding sequence ATGCGCACCTACCCACTCCGCACCACCGCCCTGGCCGCCGCCACCGCCGGCCTCGCTCTGGCCCTGACCGCCTGCGGTGGCTCGGACAGCGCCGGCGGGCCGACCGCGAACCCCGCCGCGAGCAAGAGCGTGGACAAGCCGGTCTCGATCGGCACCGTGACGCCGTCCGGGAAGGGCGCCTCCGCCGCCCCGTCCGCCGCCCCGTCCGCCGGCAAGGTCACCGGAACCGGCACGGCCGCCGCCACCCCGGCGAAGACCGGTTCGGGCGGCAAGGACACGGGGGACACCACCGGTGACTCCTACGCCTACACCCACCCCTGCTCGGCGCGGAACCTGACCGTCAAGGTCACTTCCCCGACGGGCACTCCGGGCACCGTTCGCGTCATCACCGTGACCAACAACGGTTCCACCTCCTGCGGTCTGGACTACTTCCCCACCGTCGGCTTCAGCGCCAAGGGCAGCGCGCTCGGTCTCCAGGCCACTGCTCCCGGTGGTCTGGGCGGCGCCCCGGCGTACCCGGTGCACCCCGGCGCCACCGCGTACGCGGCCGTGGACCTCAACCCGTCGGGTGGCAACGGCCCCGTGGCCGACGAGGTCAACGTCCTGGCCGACAAGGAGCACATGCCGAACGCGGACGGCGCCAGCCTCCAGCTGGCCAAGCCGGGTAGCGTCGCCAACCCGAAGGTCGGCCTGTACCGCACCAACACCCGCGACGCGCTGAGCGCCTTCTGA